In Armatimonadota bacterium, the following proteins share a genomic window:
- a CDS encoding DNA alkylation repair protein: MKFEEMMEELERSGSPKNCEVYRKHGIKDPMFGVSFANLKRIANEFKNCSRQAKLLWDTENHDARMLATMVASPTDLSMDELMLWAEEAENHVLCGAVAGLVVRYPNAWITVQAWIESPSEWVSTIGWNAVSIFAAKAARREDSEFRPLIDYIVKNIHKSPNRTKYAMNSALIAIGRNRKSLAEIAVKAAEVIGPLDIDHGDTGQTTPNAVDAIRGTAHAQA, encoded by the coding sequence ATGAAGTTTGAGGAAATGATGGAGGAACTCGAGCGAAGCGGGTCGCCGAAAAACTGCGAGGTCTATCGCAAGCATGGCATTAAAGACCCGATGTTCGGAGTCAGTTTTGCCAATCTCAAACGGATCGCCAACGAATTCAAGAACTGTAGCCGTCAGGCCAAACTGCTGTGGGACACCGAAAACCACGATGCCCGCATGCTGGCCACAATGGTCGCTTCACCTACGGATCTCAGCATGGACGAGCTCATGCTCTGGGCCGAAGAAGCCGAAAACCACGTGCTCTGTGGGGCTGTCGCCGGTTTGGTCGTCCGCTATCCCAACGCCTGGATCACCGTCCAAGCGTGGATCGAAAGCCCCTCGGAATGGGTTTCGACGATCGGCTGGAACGCAGTCTCCATCTTTGCCGCCAAAGCGGCCCGGCGGGAAGATAGCGAGTTCCGGCCATTGATCGACTACATCGTTAAAAACATCCACAAATCGCCGAACCGAACCAAGTACGCCATGAATTCGGCCCTGATCGCCATCGGCCGGAACCGCAAGTCGTTGGCCGAAATCGCCGTCAAGGCCGCAGAAGTCATCGGCCCGCTCGACATCGACCACGGCGACACCGGACAGACCACGCCCAATGCCGTCGATGCCATCAGGGGAACCGCACACGCCCAAGCTTGA